In Carya illinoinensis cultivar Pawnee chromosome 10, C.illinoinensisPawnee_v1, whole genome shotgun sequence, one DNA window encodes the following:
- the LOC122278589 gene encoding uncharacterized protein LOC122278589: MNFTQKDPETVYQSWERFKDLLNACPHHGWRSHPNFSWRGDQHVAPATLAPGPSQLAIQAPPMQKKGLEETVQQLSNTLQQFMQGQATINNQNSQAVNDIQRAVESSNLRQVKAVTTLRNGRVVNIPAQGSDKSDKVSKPVQIEVERSEVEQAEIEIEKIACPVPAPFPQRLAPLHKDEHQSEILEILKQVRINIPLLDAIQQIPTYAKFLKGSSKIGQALLDLGSSVNLLPYNVYEQLGLGDLKPTPIILQLADRSIKMPRGVVEDVLVQVDKFFYPVDFVVLDVHLTPKSSFQAPVILGRPFLATSNALINCRSVVLKLSFGNMTLEQNIFNICRQPQDLEDVQEVNLLESILEEEAYLAYLPTNLLFELENICDFIIDDTPIDASTVFHAENKFEAKWRPKIE, translated from the exons ATGAACTTTACCCAAAAAGATCCTGAAACTGTTTATCAAAGTTGGGAAAGGTTCAAAGATCTTTTAAATGCTTGTCCTCATCATG GATGGAGGAGCCATCCAAATTTTAGTTGGAGGGGTGACCAGCATGTAGCTCCAGCAACCTTGGCTCCGGGGCCCTCTCAACTTGCAATTCAAGCACCTCCAATGCAAAAGAAGGGACTTGAGGAGACAGTGCAGCAGCTATCAAACACCTTGCAGCAGTTTATGCAAGGTCAAGCAACAATCAACAATCAAAATTCTCAAGCGGTAAACGACATCCAGA gagcagttgaGAGTTCAAATTTAAGGCAAGTGAAGGCAGTCACTACTTTGAGAAATGGTAGGGTGGTGAACATTCCAGCTCAAGGTTCAGACAAGTCTGATAAGGTCTCTAAACCTGTTCAAATTGAGGTTGAAAGGAGTGAGGTTGAACAAgctgaaattgaaattgaaaagattgCATGTCCTGTACCCGCTCCTTTTCCTCAAAGATTGGCTCCCCTACACAAAGATGAACACCAATCTGAAATTTTAGAAATACtcaagcaagttaggattaacattCCATTGTTGGATGCTATTCAACaaattcctacctatgctaagtTTCTAAAAG GAAGTTCAAAAATTGGTCAAGCTTTGTTAGATCTTGGTTCAAGTGTGAATTTGCTACCTTATAATGTGTATGAGCAACTAGGTTTGGGGGATTTAAAACCAACTCCAATCATTTTACAACTAGCTGACAGATCAATTAAAATGCCAAGGGGGGTTGTTGAGGATGTCTTAGTTcaagtggataaatttttttacccCGTAGATTTTGTTGTGTTGGATGTTCACTTGACACCAAAGTCTTCTTTTCAAGCACCCGTGATTCTTGGGAGACCATTTCTTGCTACTTCTAATGCATtgataaattgtaggagtgtTGTTTTAAAGCTGAGTTTTGGGAACATGACCCTCGAAcagaatatttttaacatttgtAGGCAACCTCAAGATTTGGAAGATGTACAAGAGGTCAATTTGTTGGAAAGTATCCTTGAGGAAGAGGCTTATTTGGCATACCTGCCCACTAACCTGTTGtttgaattagaaaatatttgtgACTTCATCATTGATGACACCCCTATTGATGCTTCTACTGTTTTTCATgcagaaaataaatttgaagcTAAATGGAGGCCTAAAATTGAGTAG
- the LOC122278588 gene encoding uncharacterized protein LOC122278588: MTCLKNFQSARAELNQIKGPNVQKRKDTKWKPPDEGASKVNFDAAIDKNNYKLGLGIVARNHVGEVLFTLSSSKLFSGNSNMAEAAALWRAMELVLELDVRKVVFEGDANRLIKGVTDVKGNYAWMEQQYANICGRLLLRPDWSVSFIHREGNCVAHALAKRELRMEGV; the protein is encoded by the coding sequence ATGACCTGTCTAAAAAACTTTCAAAGTGCTCGTGCTGAACTGAACCAGATAAAGGGGCCTAATGTTCAGAAAAGGAAGGACACCAAATGGAAGCCACCAGATGAGGGAGCTTCTAAGGTAAACTTTGATGCGGCTATAGATAAGAACAATTACAAATTGGGATTGGGTATAGTGGCAAGGAATCATGTGGGAGAGGTTCTGTTTACCTTAAGTTCTTCTAAGCTATTTAGTGGCAACTCTAATATGGCTGAAGCAGCTGCTCTTTGGAGAGCTATGGAGCTTGTTTTGGAGCTTGATGTCAGGAAGGTGGTCTTTGAAGGAGATGCTAATAGGCTAATCAAAGGGGTAACAGATGTAAAGGGCAACTATGCTTGGATGGAGCAGCAGTATGCAAATATATGTGGCAGGTTGTTACTGAGGCCTGACTGGTCTGTGAGCTTCATTCATAGAGAAGGGAACTGTGTGGCTCATGCATTAGCTAAGAGAGAATTGAGAATGGAAGgggtgtga